The following coding sequences are from one Sciurus carolinensis chromosome 11, mSciCar1.2, whole genome shotgun sequence window:
- the LOC124959018 gene encoding LOW QUALITY PROTEIN: elongation factor 1-gamma-like (The sequence of the model RefSeq protein was modified relative to this genomic sequence to represent the inferred CDS: inserted 5 bases in 3 codons) gives MAAGTLYTYPENWRAFQXLIAAQYSGAQVRVLSAPPHFHFGQTNRTPEFLRKFPAGKVPAFEGDDGFCVFESNAIAYYVSNEELQGSPPEAAAQVVQWVSFADSDIVPPASTWVFPTLGIMHHNKQATENAKEEVRQILGLLDAHMKTRTFLVGEQVTLADITVVCTLLWLYKQVLEPSFRQAFPNTNRWFLTCINQPQFRAXILCEKMAQFDAKKFAESQPKKDTPRKEKGSREEKQKPQAERKEEKKAAAPAPEXEMDECEQALAAEPKAKDTFAHLPKSAFVLDEFKRKYSNEDTLSVALPYFWEHFDKDGWSLWYAEYRFPEELTQTFMSCNLITGMFQRLDKPRKNAFASVILFGTNSSSSISGVWVFRGQELAFPLSPDWKVDYESYTWRKLDPGSEETQTLVREYFSWERTFQHVGKAFNQGKVFK, from the exons ATGGCGGCTGGGACCCTGTACACATATCCCGAAAACTGGAGGGCCTTCC GCCTCATCGCTGCTCAGTACAGTGGGGCTCAGGTCCGCGTGCTCTCCGCACCACCCCATTTCCACTTTGGCCAAACCAACCGCACCCCTGAATTTCTCCGCAAATTTCCTGCTGGCAAGGTTCCAGCATTTGAGGGTGATGATGGATTCTGTGTGTTTGAGAGCAATGCCATCGCCTACTATGTAAGCAATGAGGAGCTGCAGGGAAGTCCTCCAGAGGCAGCAGCCCAGGTAGTACAGTGGGTGAGCTTTGCTGATAGTGACATAGTGCCTCCAGCTAGTACCTGGGTGTTCCCTACCCTGGGCATCATGCACCACAACAAACAGGCCACTGAGAATGCAAAGGAAGAGGTGAGGCAAATTCTGGGGCTGCTGGATGCTCACATGAAGACAAGGACTTTTCTGGTGGGCGAACAAGTGACACTGGCTGACATCACAGTTGTCTGCACCCTGTTGTGGCTCTATAAACAGGTCTTGGAGCCTTCTTTCCGCCAGGCCTTTCCCAATACCAACCGCTGGTTCCTCACCTGCATTAACCAGCCCCAGTTCCGGGC CATCTTGTGTGAGAAGATGGCTCAGTTTGATGCTAAGAAGTTTGCAGAAAGCCAGCCTAAAAAGGACACCCCACGGAAAGAGAAGGGTTCACGGGAAGAGAAGCAGAAGCCCCAGGCTGAgcggaaagaggagaaaaaggcaGCTGCCCCAGCTCCAGA GGAAATGGATGAATGTGAGCAGGCACTGGCTGCTGAGCCCAAAGCCAAGGACACCTTTGCTCACCTGCCTAAGAGTGCCTTTGTGTTGGATGAATTTAAACGCAAATACTCCAATGAAGACACGCTCTCTGTGGCTCTACCATATTTTTGGGAGCATTTTGATAAGGATGGCTGGTCCTTGTGGTACGCTGAGTACCGCTTCCCTGAAGAGCTCACCCAGACCTTCATGAGTTGCAACCTCATCACTGGAATGTTTCAGCGATTGGACAAACCCAGGAAGAATGCCTTTGCCAGTGTCATCCTCTTTGGAACCAACAGTAGCAGCTCCATTTCTGGAGTCTGGGTCTTCAGAGGCCAGGAGCTTGCCTTTCCGCTGAGTCCAGATTGGAAGGTGGACTACGAGTCATATACCTGGCGGAAACTGGATCCTGGCAGTGAGGAGACCCAGACGCTGGTTCGAGAGTACTTTTCCTGGGAGAGGACCTTCCAGCATGTGGGCAAAGCCTTCAATCAGGGCAAGGTCTTCAAGTGA